A genome region from Rhizophagus irregularis chromosome 14, complete sequence includes the following:
- a CDS encoding uncharacterized protein (SECRETED:cutsite_SSC-SP; SECRETED:prob_0.4054); SECRETED:SignalP(1-23), which produces MRLFSFLLFYKAFNFLVVLVSSCSPEIKDGNFISTSLSFSSNWRFNIQFYVPFTGSFIITFNSGDQPADNEIFMLKQPTTGVYEFRPFVSFYRDLTIEIPAESINNVDAPFRINRSTNGNNQRFSIECDACNLSTNSANWVKYHTSCLIKNLASNLCMGGKDLTANVTQTNCAAASKWDLFGIISPDIPNTLLPTTTTSSDSSNSSNSSTMASSTGVISASGLIAAVSGSIIGTAIISLIVGYWVIKRKQLSKNELLTKNDPVNVQVIYN; this is translated from the exons ATgcgtttattttcttttttattattctacaAAGCCTTTAACTTTCTTGTTGTATTAGTTTCATCATGTTCGCCAGAAATCAAGGATGGAAATTTCATTTCTACAAGTCTATCATTCTCTTCCAATTGGCGATTCAATATACAATTTTACGTTCC ATTTACGGGCTCATTTATTATAACGTTTAACTCTGGTGACCAACCAgctgataatgaaattttcatGTTGAAACAACCAACAACTGGTGTTTACGAGTTTCGACCATTTGTTAGTTTTTATCGAgatttaa CTATTGAAATACCAGCTGAAAGTATCAATAATGTTGATGCTCCTTTTAGAATTAATCGCAG CACCAACGGAAATAACCAAAGATTCTCTATCGAATGTGATGCCTGTAATCTTAGTACCAATTCAGCGAATTGGGTAAAATATCACACTTCGTGTTTGATAAAG AATTTAGCATCTAATCTTTGTATGGGCGGCAAAGATCTAACTGCCAATGTGACTCAAACAAATTGTGCAGCCGCGTCAAAATGGGATCTTTTTGG GATAATATCACCAGATATACCTAATACTTTATTACCAACTACAACAACTTCTTCTGATTCTTCTAATTCATCTAATTCATCTACGATGGCGAGCTCAACGGGTGTTATCTCAGCGAGTGGACTTATAGCTGCAGTGTCTGGATCGATTATCGGCACagctattatttctttaatagtaGGGTATTGGGTTATTAAACGCAAGCAACTCTCTAAAAATGAACTACTTACTAAAAATGATCCTGTTAATGTtcaagttatttataattag
- a CDS encoding uncharacterized protein (SECRETED:cutsite_SSC-SP; SECRETED:prob_0.3742); SECRETED:SignalP(1-23), which produces MRLFSFLLSYKTFNFLIALVSSCSPEIKDGNFISTSLSFSSNWRFNIQFYVPLTGSLITTFNSGDRPADNEIFMLKQPTTGVYEFRPFVSFYRDLTIEIPAENINNVDVPLKINRSTNGNNQRFSIECDACNLSTNSANWVKYHTLCLIKNLASNLCVSGKDLVINVNQTDCATASRWDLFGIISPDIPNTLLPTTSSDSSNSSNSSTVANSTGVISASGLIAAVFGSIIGTALISFIGGYWVIKRKQLSKNELFTKNDPVNVQVIYN; this is translated from the exons ATgcgtttattttcttttttgttatcCTACAAAACCTTTAACTTTCTTATTGCATTAGTTTCATCATGTTCGCCAGAAATCAAGGATGGAAATTTCATTTCTACAAGTCTATCATTCTCTTCCAATTGGCGATTCAATATACAATTTTACGTTCC ACTTACGGGCTCATTAATTACAACGTTTAACTCTGGTGACCGACCAgctgataatgaaattttcatGTTAAAACAACCAACAACTGGTGTTTACGAATTTCGACCATTTGTTAGTTTTTATCGAgatttaa CTATTGAAATACCAGCtgaaaatatcaataatgtTGATGTTCCTCTTAAAATTAATCGTAG CACTAACGGAAATAACCAAAGATTCTCTATCGAATGTGATGCATGTAATCTCAGTACCAATTCAGCGAATTGGGTAAAATATCACACTTTGTGTTTGATAAAG aatttagcATCTAATCTTTGTGTGAGCGGCAAAGATTTAGTTATTAATGTGAATCAAACAGATTGTGCAACCGCGTCAAGATGGGATCTTTTTGG GATAATATCGCCGGATATACCTAATACTTTATTACCAACGACATCTTCTGATTCATCTAATTCATCTAATTCATCTACGGTGGCGAACTCAACGGGTGTTATCTCAGCGAGTGGACTTATAGCTGCAGTGTTTGGATCGATTATAGGCACAGCTCTTATTTCCTTTATAGGAGGGTATTGGGTTATTAAGCGCAAACAACTCTCTAAAAATGAactatttactaaaaatgatCCTGTTAATGTtcaagttatttataattag
- a CDS encoding uncharacterized protein (SECRETED:cutsite_ALA-SS; SECRETED:prob_0.3201); SECRETED:SignalP(1-20), whose translation MRLFSFLLYYKALSFLVALASSCSPEINDGNLIAISLSISNIWRFNINNIIPNVGANVITWNSDVQPDDNEIFMLKQSTTGVYEFRPFNDFSRTKIIEGTNIVGDPLKLNIGTNGDNQKFFIECDKCNLDTNSEKWVKYHSSCQIKNSATKLCASGKDNVGNVTQINCATDPKWLNWDLFGMLSPDVPKNTLSPTTTSDSPTIANSTSGVSTSGISTGGISMGVISANGLIAAVFGSIIGSALISFMVAYWVIKRKQLSQNELLTKNDPVNVQQCIIGNSAI comes from the exons ATgcgtttattttcttttttattatattataaagctCTTAGCTTTCTCGTAGCATTAGCTTCATCATGTTCACCAGAAATAAATGACGGGAATCTTATTGCAATAAGTTTATCAATCTCTAACATTTGGcgattcaatataaataatataatccc AAATGTGGGTGCAAATGTTATAACGTGGAATTCTGATGTCCAACcagatgataatgaaattttcatGTTGAAACAATCAACAACTGGTGTTTACGAGTTTCGGccatttaatgatttttctcgaactaaaa TTATTGAAGGCACCAATATTGTTGGTGATCCTTTAAAACTTAATATTGG CACTAACGGAGATAaccaaaaattctttattgaatGTGATAAATGTAATCTCGACACCAATTCAGAGAAATGGGTAAAATACCACAGTTCATGCCAGATAAAG AATTCAGCAACTAAACTTTGTGCGAGCGGTAAAGATAATGTTGGCAATGTGACTCAAATAAATTGTGCAACAGATCCAAAATGGTTAAATTGGGATCTTTTTgg GATGTTATCACCTGATGTGcctaaaaatacattatcacCAACGACAACTTCTGATTCACCTACGATAGCGAACTCAACGAGTGGAGTCTCAACGAGTGGAATCTCAACGGGTGGAATCTCAATGGGTGTAATCTCAGCGAATGGACTTATAGCCGCAGTTTTTGGATCGATTATTGGCTCAGctcttatttcttttatgGTAGCGTATTGGGTTATTAAGCGCAAACAACTCTCTCAAAATGAACTACTTACTAAAAATGATCCTGTTAATGTTCag CAATGTATAATTGGCAATTCAGCTATCtga